In the genome of Natronomonas salina, the window GTCGCTCATCACGTCGGAGCCCCACAGCGTCGCGACGACCGGCCGGGTCGGCTGGGCGAGCGCGAACGGCACGGTCAGCCCGTAGTTCGCGTGGACGAGGTCGAACTCGTCGTTCCGGACCGCTCGCAGGACGCGGGCGTAGAACCGCGCGAAGTCGGCCGGGTTGCGCTCGTTCCCGCGGCCGGGGACCGACACCGTCGTGCAGTCGATCCCCCTGGCCTCCAGGGCGGAGACCTGCTCGCGGAAGAACGACCGCTCCGTCGTCACGAGCTGCAGGACCCTCATACGGTCGCCTCCGCGGCGACGCGCCTGGGGAGGTAGCGGTTCGCCGCGCGCATGATGACCTCGGTCGTGTCGGTCTTGTCGGCCAGCATCGCCTGCCGGCGGCGCCGCCACCGGTCGTCGAGGTCGGCGAGCAGCGCCGTCGCCGTCTCGATGCCGCGGTCGTGCCGGCGGGAGCCGTGGAACGTGTACGCCAGGCCGTAGCGGTCGGCGAGCTCGGTCATGTAGCCGAGCTCGAGGCTGTTGATGTACACCGAGGGCGTCCCGAGGACAGCGCTCTCAGCGGCCATCGTCGCGCCCTCGCCGACGAACAGTTCGGCCTCGGCGAGCACGTCGTGGATCAGGTGCGGCGGGACCGACACCCGGTACGGTTCCAGCTCCTCGCCGAGGGTTCGCTCGGCGGTGATCCGGACGGTGCCGCCGGCGGCCTCGAGGGACTCGACGGCCTCGGAGACGTCGGAGAGGCCCTCGGCGCCGACGTCGTGGGAGGCGTCCCAGTTGCTCAGCCGGAGGATGACCAGGTCGTCGTCCGCCTCGACGTCGAGGGCCGAGCGGATGCTCGACGACGACGCCGGCTCGAAGCGGTTCGGGTGGAGGTACGCAAGCTCGTGGTAGCCGGGGTAGTAGACGTGGTCGTCGCCCTCGCGACCGTCGTAGCACGACGGCGTGTACACCGACGAGGCGAGCGGGATCGCGAGGGCGTTCGTGAGGCTCGCGTGCTCGGTGTCGGTGAAGACGACGCTGTCGGCCCCGCAGAGCCGCGCGACGTGGGCGGCCGCGACGCCGCCGACCCCGAGGAACAGGTCGGGGTCGAGGCTCCGGACCGCGCGGTAGAGCCGGTACTCGTAACCGAACTGCGTCAGCGGCAGCGTGAGCACCGAGTCGCTCTCCTCGGCGATCACGGTGTGCTCGATGTCGTAGTACCGCAGCAGCTCGACGGCGGGGGCCTTCCGGCGGACGAACACGTGGACGTCCTCGCCGGCGGCGGCGAGCTCCCCGATGGCGTGCCGGAAGAAGTGCACGTGCGCCGGGTGCTGGATGGTGACGACGGTAGTCACGTGATCTGCACCTCCAGGCCGTCGTTCTCGTCGGCGTCGGCGTGCATCGCTGACAGCAGCGTCTGGACGCCGACGGCGCCGAGCAGCGCCGCGACGAGCACCGCGGCCGGACCGACCGCGCCGAGGCCGACCCCGACGAGCGTCCCGACGGTCGCGACCGCGCCGAGCAGCGCCAGACCGGTCCCGAAGAGGTACGAGAGGACCAGCGGGTGGAACGACCCGACCGCGTAGGAGTGCTTCATCCGCCACAGGAAGTTCCCCAGCAGGAGCCCGGAGACGTTCTTGATGTAGGAGGGGTAACTGATGGAGCTCTCCTCGTCGCCGTACTCCGCGGGGATGTCGACGTGGGCGACGCGGCAGTCGTGGCGGTTCAGCCGCGCGAGCAGGTCGTTGCAGTAGCCGTAGTCCTCGTACATCTCCGCGACGTCGACCGTCTCGAGGGCCTCGCGGGTGATCGCCGCGTACCCGTTCTGGGGGTCGAGCAGCTCCCAGTAGCCGCTGGATACCTTCGTCAGCAGCGTGAGCACGGCGTTGCCGAACAGCCGGAACCGGGACATGCCCTGCCAGTGGCCGGGCGACCGGAGCCGGTTGCCCTTCGCGTAGTCGGCCCGCCCGTCGACGAGGGGGTCCAGCAGCGCGTCCAGCTGGTCGGGGTCCATCTGGCCGTCGCCGCCCATCACCGTGACGAGGTCGACGCCGTCCTCGACGGCCCGCAGGTAGCCGGTCTTGATGGCGCCGCCGACGCCGCGGTTCTCCTCGTGGCGGATCGCGACGACCTCGGTGGCCGCGTCGCCGGCGAGGGTCGGCGCCGACGCGCCCGTGCCGGCACTGCCGGTCGACGCGCCGGCGGCGACCGCCTCACCGCCGTCCGCCCGCGTTCCGTCTGTGGATGCCGGACCCGCATCGCCGGTCTCGTCGGGGGAGTCCTCGACCCGCTCGAGGATCTCCGCCCAGGTGCCGTCGGTCGAGCGGTCGTCGACGACGTAGGCGCGGTCGACGAACGACGGCAGCGTGTCGACGACCTCGCCGACGAAGCCCTCCTCGTTGTACGCGGGGACGACGACGCCGACGCTGTGGTTCCGGTACATGCTCACAGCCTCCGGTAGTTGAAGCCGCGGTCGGTCGCCGCCTCCTCGTCGAAGACGCCGTCGATGTCCATCAGCAGCGGATCGACCCCGAGCTGGTCGTGGAGGTCGTCGAGGTCGAGGTCCGAGTACTCGTCGTGGCCCGTCGCGACGACGATACCGTCGAAGCCCTCGCAGTCGACCTCCGAGGTGATGTCGATGCCGAACTCGTCGCGCATCGCGTCGTCGGCGGCGTGGGGGTCGTGGCCCGTCACGGAGATGCCGAACTCCTCGAGTTCGGCGATCATGCCGCCGACGGCGGAGGTCCGGATGTCGCCGACGTTGGGCTTGTAGGCCAGCCCCAGCACGAGGAGACGGCAGTCCTGGAGGACCTTCCCGCACTCGTTGAGTCCCTTGACCGCCCGCTCGGCGGCGTACTTCGGGACCTGCTTGTTGATCTCGCGGCCAGTCAACAGCAGCTTCGGCGAGAACCCCTCGGCCTCCGAGCGGTACGCGAGGTAGTGGGGGTCCACCGGGATGCAGTGGCCGCCGACGAGGCCGGGTTCGTAGTCGTGGAAGTTCCACTTCGTCCCGGCGGCCTCCAGGACCGCGTCGGTGTCGACGCCCAGCCGCGAGCAGATGATCGCGAGCTCGTTGATGAGCGCGATGTTGATGTCGCGCTGGACGTTCTCGATGACCTTCGCGGTCTCGGCGACCTCGATGCTGTCGGCGCGGTGGACGCCGGCGTCGACGACGGACTCGTACAGTTCGGCGAGGTCGTCGCGGACCTCGGTATCGTCGGCGCCGACGATCTTCACGACGTCGCGGAGCCCGCGGTCCGTCCCGGGGGCGAGCCGCTCGGGGGAGTAGCCGACGTGGAACTCCTCGCCGCGTGTGAACCCGGAGCCCTCCTCGAGGGCCGGGATGAGGATCTCCCGTGTCGCGCCGGGATAGACCGTCGACTCGAGGACGACGGTCGTCCCGGTCGAGAGGTGCTCCCCGATGGTCTTGGCGGCCGCCTCGACGGCCCCGAGGTTCGGGTTGCCGCGGTCGTCGACCGGCGTCGGGACGGTGACGATGACGTAGTCGGCGTCCGAGAGCTGGACGGGGTCCGTCGTGAACAGGACGTCGCCCCCTGCGACCGCCTCGTCGCCGACCTCGTCGGTCGGGTCCATGCCGGAGTCGAGGCTCCCGACGCGGTCCTCGTCGACGTCGAAGCCGACGACGTGGTAGCCGGCCTCGTCGAAGGCGACGGCCAGCGGCAGGCCGACGTAGCCGAGCCCGACGATGGCGACCGTCTCAGGCATCGATACCGACCCCCGTGTACCGCACCCGGTCGTCGCCGCGCAGTTCGGTCAGCGCCTGCCGGCCGTCGACGACCACGAGGCGCCCCTCGCCGCCGAGGGTCGCGACCTCGAGATCGTCGAACGCGGGCTGGGGCGTCACCATGACCGCGGCGTCGTAACCGGCGTCGGCCTCGACGTCCTCGAGGGTCCGGACGGTGGCGCCGCGGTCCTCGAAGGGACCCGGCGAGGTGCAGACCGGGTCGACGACGTCGACGTCCGCGCCGGCGTCGGCCAGTTCCTCGACGAGCGGCAGCGCCGGCGTCTTGCGGATCTCGTCGACGCCGGGCCGGTAGGTCGCGCCGAGGACGAGCACCCGCGCGTCGGCGGGGTCGACGCCCTCGTCGCGGAGGTTCCGCTCGACGGCGTCGGCCGTGTACGACGGCATCGAGTCGTTGACCGCCCGCGCCGTCTCCATGAGCGGCGAGGGGGCGTCGAACGGTTCCGTGAGGAAGTAGGGGTAGAGGGGGATGCAGTGGCCGCCGACGCCCGCGCCGGGGTCGTGGATCTCGCAGAACGGCTGGGAGTTGGCGATGTCGATGGCTTCCGTGACGTCGACGCCGAGTTCGGGGGCGTGCTTCGCGAGCTCGTTGGCGAGGGCGATGTTCGTGTCGCGGTAGACGCCCTCGAAGACCTTCACCGCCTCCGCTGTCGTTGCGTCCGAGGCGGTGAGGATCTCGCCGCCGTGGACGGCGTCGTAGACGACCTCGGCGGCCGCCGCGCTCGCCTCGTCCACGCCGCCGATCACCTTGGGGTGGCCGCCGCGGATGTCTTCGAGCGCGCGCCCGGAGAGGGTCCGCTCCGGACAGAAGGCGAGCCCGAACTCGCCGCGGTCCAGGTCGCTGCCCTCGAGGAGCCGCGGCAGGACGACGTCCTCGCAGGTGCGCGGCGGGACCGTCGACTCGACGATCACCAGGTCGCCGGCCGACAGCGTCGCGGCGACGTCGTCGACGGCCGCCAGCAGCGCCGAGAGGTCAGGCTCGCCGTCGTCGACGAGCGTCGGGACGATCAGCACGTGGACCGTCGAGGGGGCCGCCTCGCGGCCCGACTCGACCGCGCGGAGCGCGCCGTCGTCGACGAGGTCGGCGACGAGGTCCGGGAGGCCCGGTTCGCCCTCGACGGGGCAGTCGCCGGCCTGGATCGCCGAGACGACCTCTGGGTCGATATCGACGCCCGCGACGTTGCCGGTCACGTCGGCGTAGACGGCGGCTAGCGGGAGCCCCATCTTGCCGAGCCCGTAGACGGCGACCGGAACCTCCCCAGAGCGGAAGGCCGCGTCCAGCGCCGTCGCGTCCGCGTCGGCGTCGTAGAGAGACCTGACCGTCCGGCTCTCAGACACAGACGGTCACCTCCTCGCGTGCGGCCGGACGGGGGAGACGCCCCACCCTGTCCAGGTGGAACGGCTCCGCGATCGGCTCACCCCCACCTGTTCCCTTCCCGAAGACTACACTCGTCGACCGATGTCCGATTTCGTTTGCGTACATGGTGCCAGTTCGGCCGCGTGGCCGTTACATTCCACTCGGAGCCAGTACCCGGTTACTATGAGCCCACTAATGGCCGCCTTGCGCGCCGGTGGCGGGAGCGTCCGGGCATCTCCACCCGCCGATATCGCCCGCCTCAGGCGTTTCGTTCCGTTTACGATCGTTTATGCACCGCTAAAATCCGCATACGGCGGTGGTGTGGCGTGCTCTTCGGGGGTGTCCTCGGTTGCGGGACCCCTCAAGCGTGGAGCGACGAACGAGAGCCAGCCCCGGAGGAGCCGGAGTGGCGAAGTCGAAGAATCGATGTTGGAGCTACAGTCGTACCGTCCGTAATACGTACCCACGCGTGCGTAAGGGCAGCGTCGGTGCCGCACCGGTCGTTCCGGTGTCGCTTCGAGGGGGACGTTGGAGGACTACACTCGGGGTCGATGACGCGAGGAGCGGAAATCGGCCTCCGTGATCCGTTCGCTCGGTTCGCGAAGTTGGGGGTCGCTACGTGATCTCCAGTCGGGAACACCGCAGCTCTCGGTTATCGTGGTCGAGGGGAAGAGGGGGGAAAGCGGGTGACGAGCTGGTACAGACACCGCGCAGGGAACGGGTTGCGGATGGGGGGGTGAACCAGCAGTGCGGTGATGTCTGCGTCGGGCCAGCGCGTCGGTGGATGCCTAGCCTCCGTGCGGAGGCGTCCGTCCCTACCGGCGAGGGGATGATTATTATGGGGCCGATAAACGCGTTCCGCCGCAGAAGGGTCACCGGAACCGGACTGGAACCCCGGTCGGCGCGGGTCGAAAGGACCGCCCACGACTGGATAGTAGCTGGATAATAACGTGGGTGGAGGTCGTAGCCCCTCGTGAAATGTACACGGGTGATATCGATCGCAGCGCCGAAACAAGGCGAGCAGCCCATCACCGCGCCGGGGGGTCGCGGCGATGAAGGCGCTCGTCGTCGGTCTGGATGCCGCGTGCATGCCGGTCCTGGAACCACTCTTCGAGCGGGACGTCGTCCCGACCCTGGAGGGGCTCTTCGAGTCCGGCACGTCCGCGCCGATGGAGTCGCACGTCCCGCCGTGGACGCCCGCGGCGTGGCCGTCCATCTACACGGGGACGAACCCCGGGAAGCACGGGTCCTTCGGCTTCGTCTCCTACGAGGGCTACGACTGGGACGTCGTCTCCGCCGACCAGATCCGCGAGCCGGCCATCTGGGAGCTACTGGACCAGCACGGCTACAGCAGCGTCGTCGTGAACGTGCCGGTGACCCACCCGCCGACGCCGATCGACGGCGCCGTCCTGCCGGGCTTCCTCGGCCCCGAGGAGCCGACCTGTCACCCGGAGGGGCTCCTCGAGGACGTCCGCGAGGCCTGTAGCGGCTACCGGGTCTACCCGGAGGAGGACCGGACGACCGACGCGCCCGACGACGAGGTCTTCGCGAACTGGCTGGACGTCACCCGGATGCGCGGCGAGGCGACGCGGTACCTCGCCGACCGGTTCGACCCCGACTTCGGGTTCGTCCAGTTCCAGCGCACCGACACCATCTTCCACAAGTTCCCGACCGAGACCGACCGCATCGAGGAGCTGTTCCGAACGGTCGACGAGGAGATCGAGGCGACCCTCGAGGCGACCGACCCCGACGCGGTGTTCGTCGTCAGCGACCACGGCATCGGCCCCTACGAGGGCTACGAATTCCGGGTCAACGAGTACCTCCGTGAGGGCGGCTACATCGAGCCCACACAGGACCCTCGCGGGATGCCGTCGTGGAACCCGATGCGAAGCCAGCTCCGGGAGGGGACCGACGAGACCGGCGACGACGGCGGCCCCGGCGTCCTGCCGCGCGTCGCCGCCGCGGCCGCGGCCGCCGGCCTCACCACCCGCCGGGTCAACGACGTGCTCGACACCCTCGGGGTCGCCGACGTCGTCGCGCCGTACGTCCCGGACAGCGTCAAGCGGGCAGGGCAGACGCACGTCGACTTCGCCAACTCCACCGCGTACATGCGGACGCGCGTGGAACTGGGCGTGCGGGTCAACCTCGAGGGCCGCGAACCCGAGGGCGTCGTCCCGCAGGCGGAGTACGACGCCGTCCGGGAGGAGCTCATCGAGTACCTCTCGGCGGCGGAGACGCCGGACGGCGAGCCCGTCTTCGAGGAGGTCGGTCCCCGCGAGGAGTACTTCGAGGGCCCGATGACCACGGAAGCCGTCGACGTCGTGACGGTGCCGGCCGACTACGACCACCTGCTGTCGGCGACGCTCCCCGGCGAGCAGTTCGCCGACCGGACCGGGACCTGGGACCACAAGTTCGACGGCGTCGTCGCGGCCTCCGGGCGGGCCCTCGACGACGACGTCGACCTGGGCGCCCCGCGGCTGTACGACCTCGCCCCCACGGTGCTGGCGACCTTCGGCGTCCCCGTCAGCGACCGGATGGACGGGTCGATCCTCCCGGTCGTCGACGAGGTCGAAGCCCGCGAGTACGACCGCCGCAGCGTGTCGGCGAAGTCCGAGGAGGGCCCGGACGACGGCGTCCAGGACCGCCTCGCCGACCTCGGCTACCTCGAGTAGCGTTCGAGCGACGAACGGGCCGTTCACCGCCCGACGCGGTCGCTTAGGTGTCGGATAATTATCCTCCTGGACCGATACCCACCTAGCAATGAACGACCCAACCGTCGAACGCACGTGGACCGCGAGCGGAGGTGACCGGCGGTGACCCTCGTCAGCGTGATCGTCCCGACGTACAACCGCGCCGAGGCATTGCCGGACACCATCGAGAGCGTCCTCGCACAGACCCACGAGGAACTGGAGCTGCTGGTCGTCGACGACGCCTCGACGGACGACAGCCGGTCGGTCGTCGAATCCTACGACGATCCGCGGGTCGAGTACATCCGCCACGAGGAGAACCGGGGCGGTAGCGCCGCGCGGAACACCGGCATCGAGGCGTCGGAAGGGGAGTACGTCGCGTTCCTGGACTCCGACGACGAGTGGCTCCCCCAGAAGCTCGACCGGCAGCTCTCCTTGCTCCAGTCACGGGGCAACGATTGGATCGCCGCCTACTGCGACGTCAAGCCGCCGAGCGACGGCGACACCAGCCACATCGAGTGGGCGCTCGGCTCCGTCCTCGGCAGCGAGCCGCCGCGGCGGCGCGAGGGCGGCGACGTGCTGATCGCGGAGGTCCTCACCGACAGACTCCACACCAGCGCCGGGTCGACGCTGCTCGTCGAGCGCGACGTCACCGTCGAGATCGGCGGCTTCGACGAGTCCTTCGAGCGGTTCCAGGACACCGAGTTCCTCGTCCGCGTCCTCGAGCAGGGGAAGCTCGCCTACCTCCCCGAGGAGCTCGTCCTCCGGGACCCCTCGGGGCACCCGTCGCCGGAGGTGACCGAGCGGGCCCTCGAGCGCGTCCGGGAGTCGTTCGGCGACCACATCGAACTGCTCGAGGAGCAGGGCGAGGACGTCGTCGCCGGCCACAACCTCATCCTGGCGAAGGAGTACCTCGCCGAGGGCGACCTCGCGACGGGGCTGAAGTACGCCCGCTCGGCGGCGCCAGCGACGACGCAGTATCCGGGGCTGCTGGCCGCCACGACGGTCGGCGTCGGTCGGCGACTCCGGCAGTAGACGGGTACCGTCGGAAGCTCCACTAGTAGACGGGTATCGTCGAAAGAATGTCCGCGCGTGTGACAGACGTTCGGCGACGTGCCTGTGCGACGTTACGGGAACTCGTTGCCGCTGGTCGTGAGGTTGCTGGTCCCCTTGTCGCGGAGGCCGTTGTGGATGACGTTGTCGATGACGTCGATGTTGCTGTGGCCACCCCTGAGCATGAGCCCCTCCGAGCCGTTGGCGGCCTGGGCGTCGTCGATCTCGACGTAGCGGTTCCCGGAGCCGTCGTTGACGACCGGGTGGTGTTCCGAGTAGTAGTCGCCGCCGTAGACGAGGCAGTCGTCGGCGTCGACGAGCAGGCAGCGCCGCCAGTCGCCGCCCTGCTGCTCGACGGACACCGAGCGGAACTCGGTGCCGTCGCGGCCGCAGTAGATTGTGTACCGGTAGTTGCTCCCGTCGCCGTCGCCGGTGACGTCGACGTCCTCGACGAGGGCCTCGCCGCCGCCGCTGCTCTGCTCCGTGAGGACGATGGCGTAGGCGCTGGTGTCCTGGCGGATGTCGGTCCCGTGGATGTGGGTCGACCCCGCGCTCGGACTCACGTGGACGGCGTTCTCCGGCCGGTTCTCGACGCTGATGGTGGTGTCGGAGATGGCCGCGGAGCCGACGCCGTTGAGCACGCGGATCGCGTTACCGTTGGGCTGCTGGAGCTCTATGGTCGTGTTCTCCACGTGGAGGTCCTCGCCGTTGTCCAGTCGGATCCCCATCTGGGTCTCGTCGTCGTCGCGGTTCTGGTCGACCACGACGGTGGCGTCCTGGACGTTGCTGCCGTCGCCGCCGAGGCGGATGCTCGCGACGTTGCTGTTGCGGTACTCCCCGCCGATGACGGACACCTTGTCGCCGTTGGCCGCGTACAGGCCGTTGTCGGGGAAGGGGCCGACGACGCAGTCCTGGAAGCGGAGGTGGCCCTGGTGGCTCTCGCTGACGAGGATGCCCGTCGGACCGGTCTGGATGCTCCCGGGCGTGTACCGGGAGTACTCCCCGCCGTCGGGGATCTGGACGTTCTCGATCGTCCCCTCGCCGCTCGAGGAGGTGACGTCGAAGAGGAACGGCCCGAAGGTGCCGCTGTCGTGTTCGCCCTCGACCGTGACGTTGCGGACGACGAGGTCGTCGGCGACCTGTGCCTGGATCGCGCGGGCGCCCGTGTCCGAGGCGGTCAGGTCGAAGTCGATCCCCGAGAAGTGCAGCGAGTCGCCCGGGCTGCTGGCGGTGCCGAGCTTGAAGCAGATGTTGCTCCCCTGGAAGTCGTGGTACGACGCGGGCACGATGGTCGCGTCGTCGCCCTCGAAGCCGACGTTATCGAAGCCGGTCCAGCGGACCATGTCGTCCATGTAGTAGCGGCCCTCCGGGAACCGGAACAGGGTGTCGTCGGCGAGGTTCTCCTCGAGGACCGGCGTGATCGACGCCCCGCCGTTCGGGTCGGCGCCGGCCTCGACGACGTCGACGACCCGCGCGTAGTCCTCGTCGTCGGCGTCGTCGGTCTCTTCGGCCTCCGTCTCCTCCTCGTCGTCGGTGGTGCTTTCGTCCTCCTCGACCGAGCCGGTGTAGCTTCCCGATTCCTCGGTACTCGAGTCGGCGGTACAGGAGCTCGCTGCTCCGGCCGTCCCCGAGGCGCCCGCCCCGACGGCGGCCGCGGACACCGCTGCAGAGGTGAACTTCAGATACGATCGTCGCGTTGGTATGAGGTCTCCGTCAGACATTCGTCACCCGCTACTGGAGAGGGGAGTATAGCTATATAATCTATAAGCGGGTTTCGTAACGTTTGGAACGCGGAACTACTAACGAAATCGAAATCTAACCGCTAACCATCTCAGATGTCGATGCTGATGCCGTCGTCCGTCTCGGTCGGCGTCGACGTGGGCGTCGGCGACTGTGCGCCGGAATCAGTCTGAGTAGGCACTCCCGAACCGTCGGGTGTCGGCGTGTCGCCGCCCTGCGGGGTAGGTGTTCCCGTGTCACCCTGTGTCGCGGTGGGGGTCGCGCCCTCGCCACCGTCGGTCGAACCCTCGGGCGCGCCGGAGATCCAGACGTGGACGCGCCGGTCGGGACCGTCGTCGCCGCCGGTCCGATCGAGCGTGTAGCTGAGCCGCAGCCGCTCGCCATCGAGGGTCGGTTCGGGGTCGTGCTCGACGTACGTTCGCTCGCCCGGCGCCAGTTGGACCTCGCGGCTGAGCTGCTCGTCGCTCTCGATGACGTTCCCCTCCGCGTCGACCACCTCGAGGGTCCCGCGGAGGGCGTACGTCTGCTGGCCGTCCCGCTGGTTGGTGACGCCGACGTAGAGGGGGTCGCTCCCCGAGAGGTCGTCCGGGTAGTTCCCCGCGACGTACTCGCCGGAGTCGTTCTGCGTCACGACCGCCAGCTCGTCGAAGTCCTGGCCCGGCGGCGGCTGCGTGAACGCGTAGGTGGCGCTCGTCAGCGCGACGAGGAGGACGCAGGCGAGGAGGACGTTGAGCGCGACGTCCGAGACGCTCCTCGCCTCGAGCGGGTGCGAACTGCCCATGCGCGATCCGTCCGCGACGAAGTATCGCTCGTAGACGGTCGAGGGCCACCCGAGGTCGACGCCGAACCGCTGGGGCGCCGACAGCCGGAGCCGCCGGGCGAGCCCGATGAAGACGAAACCCCAGGTGAGCACCCCGAGGCCGGCGGCGAGCTCCGGGGCCGCGAACGAGCCGCTCGCGACGTAGTGGAGCAGGGCGACGGCGGGCGTCAGCGCGGCGCTCAGCGCGACGGCGAGGCCGAGGCGGTCGATGCCGGTCAGCCCGCGGAGCCGCGTCCGCATCGCCCTGTCGATGCCCTCGCCGGTCTCCCGCGTCATCGGCGGGTCGAGGTCCTCCCGCGCCTCGGGGTACATCGCGGACACGAGCGCGTACCCGGGCAGGAAGATCGCCAGCGGGAGGCCCGCGGCCACCCGCAGACTCGTCTGCTCGACGCCGCCGTAGACCAGCGCGGCCGGCACGGTCGCCGCCACCCCGACGAGCAGCAGGTCCACCCACCAGGAGTCACGAGTCGCTGCCATGAGTCGTCGGTTCTGGCCTGCACCTCAAAACCTATCCGTCCGTTCAGCGTGATTCACCGTCTTATCTGGGTTCTAAACGGCGGCTCGGAGCGGTTTAGGTGACCGTTCCGAGACGCCCGACCCGCTTATCCGGCAGATAATAATGCCGCTAGGTGGCCTCCGTCGGGGCAATGACACGGCCCGAACAGTCACCCTGGACCGTCGGCGACGGCGAGCCGACAGACGATATCGCCATCGCGTCCCCGACAGTCGGCGACGCGGAACGCGCCCGGGTCGACGACGTCCTGGCGTCCGACGACCCGACCGCGGGCGACCAGGTCGGCGTCTCCGAGACTGCCTTCGCGGCGTACTGCGACGCCGGCCGGATCACTCCCACCGTCGCCGAGACCCTGGAGGTGACCGCATGAGCGACGTCCGCGCGGGCGTCATCGGCGTCGGGAGCATGGGCCGGCACCACGCCAGGGTGTACAGCGAACTGCTCGGCGTCGACCTCGTCGGCGTCAGCGACGCGAACCCCGAGAACGCCGTCAGCGTCGCCGAAGCGTACGACGCCGAGCCTCTCGGCGTCGACGAGCTGCTGTCGAAGGTCGACGTGGTCTCCATCGCCGTCCCGACGGAGTACCACTACGAGATGGCCGAGAAGGCCATCGACGCCGGCGTCGACCTGCTGGTGGAGAAGCCGTTCGTCGCCGACTTCGAGAAGGGCCGCGAGCTGGTCCGGCGCGCCGAGGCGGCGGACGTCCGCCTCCAGGTCGGCCACATCGAGCGGTTCAACCCGGCGATCCGCGCCCTCGGGGACGTCCTGGACGACGACGAGGCGGTGCTGACGATCTCGGCCGAGCGGCTCGGGCCGCCGCTGGACCGGGACGTCTCCGACCCGGTGACGAAGGACCTGATGATCCACGACGTCGACGTCGTGCTGTCGTTGCTCGACCAGGACGTCCTGGACGCCAGCGCGGTCACCAACCACGACGGCCAGTACACGACCGCCACCCTCGAGTTCGACGGCGGCTGCGTCGGTCGGCTGACCGCCAGCCGCATCACCCAGGAGAAGGTCCGGCAGCTGACCGTCGGGACCGAGTCCCGGCGCATCAAGGTCGACTACATCGACCAGTCGGTCCGCATCCGGCGCCGCTCCCGGCCGGAGTTCGTCGAGGAGGACGGCGACGTCCGCTACCACCACGAGGGCGTCGTCGAGGAGGTCGCCGTCGACAGCACCGAGCCCCTGAAGGCCCAGCTCCGGTCGTTCGTCGACGCAGCGACGGACGGCACCGAGCCCGAGGTCACCGGCGAGGCCGCCCTCCGGGTCCTGGAGGTCGTCGACCAGATCGAGACGGCCGCGGGGTCGAAGGGGACGGCCCCCGACAGTCTCGTCCAGTAGGCGGCCCGTCGAGTTCTTCTGACGGTTCAGGCCGATTTTCCCATCATTCGCCGTAGCTCGCGGACCCGAGCGCCGCGGCTGTCCGTGCGGCGTCGAAAGAAATCGGCGGTCGGTGGACGGTGCTATCGGCGACGGGTCAACAGTAGCGCGCTCCCGAAGACCGCGAGGATGGCGACCAGCGCGCCGAACCCGGGGCCGTCGTTGGCTGACGGGGTCTGTTCGCCGTCGCCCTCGCCGGCCTGGGCGCCGCCGACGTCGGAGCCGTTGCCCGCGCCGGCGTTCGAACCGTTGCTCGCGCTGGCACCGGACCCGTTGCCCGCACCGGACTCGTTGGCGCCGCCGGCGCTGGACCCGCTGCCGGAGGTGCCTCCTTCGGTCGACTCGCCGCCTTCGCTACCGCCCGACTCGGTACCGGGCGATCCCTCCTCGGCGGTCGATTCGCCGCCTTCGCTACCGCCCGACTCGGTGCCGGAGGATCCCTCCTCGGCGGTCGACTCACCGCCTTCGGACGCGGTCGACTCGCCGCTCGTCCCCTCGCCCGACGGCGTCGGTGTCGGCGTGCTCTCGCCGCCGGAGCTGCTCGTCTCGCCGCTGCCCT includes:
- a CDS encoding DUF354 domain-containing protein gives rise to the protein MTTVVTIQHPAHVHFFRHAIGELAAAGEDVHVFVRRKAPAVELLRYYDIEHTVIAEESDSVLTLPLTQFGYEYRLYRAVRSLDPDLFLGVGGVAAAHVARLCGADSVVFTDTEHASLTNALAIPLASSVYTPSCYDGREGDDHVYYPGYHELAYLHPNRFEPASSSSIRSALDVEADDDLVILRLSNWDASHDVGAEGLSDVSEAVESLEAAGGTVRITAERTLGEELEPYRVSVPPHLIHDVLAEAELFVGEGATMAAESAVLGTPSVYINSLELGYMTELADRYGLAYTFHGSRRHDRGIETATALLADLDDRWRRRRQAMLADKTDTTEVIMRAANRYLPRRVAAEATV
- a CDS encoding glycosyltransferase family 2 protein — translated: MYRNHSVGVVVPAYNEEGFVGEVVDTLPSFVDRAYVVDDRSTDGTWAEILERVEDSPDETGDAGPASTDGTRADGGEAVAAGASTGSAGTGASAPTLAGDAATEVVAIRHEENRGVGGAIKTGYLRAVEDGVDLVTVMGGDGQMDPDQLDALLDPLVDGRADYAKGNRLRSPGHWQGMSRFRLFGNAVLTLLTKVSSGYWELLDPQNGYAAITREALETVDVAEMYEDYGYCNDLLARLNRHDCRVAHVDIPAEYGDEESSISYPSYIKNVSGLLLGNFLWRMKHSYAVGSFHPLVLSYLFGTGLALLGAVATVGTLVGVGLGAVGPAAVLVAALLGAVGVQTLLSAMHADADENDGLEVQIT
- a CDS encoding nucleotide sugar dehydrogenase — encoded protein: MPETVAIVGLGYVGLPLAVAFDEAGYHVVGFDVDEDRVGSLDSGMDPTDEVGDEAVAGGDVLFTTDPVQLSDADYVIVTVPTPVDDRGNPNLGAVEAAAKTIGEHLSTGTTVVLESTVYPGATREILIPALEEGSGFTRGEEFHVGYSPERLAPGTDRGLRDVVKIVGADDTEVRDDLAELYESVVDAGVHRADSIEVAETAKVIENVQRDINIALINELAIICSRLGVDTDAVLEAAGTKWNFHDYEPGLVGGHCIPVDPHYLAYRSEAEGFSPKLLLTGREINKQVPKYAAERAVKGLNECGKVLQDCRLLVLGLAYKPNVGDIRTSAVGGMIAELEEFGISVTGHDPHAADDAMRDEFGIDITSEVDCEGFDGIVVATGHDEYSDLDLDDLHDQLGVDPLLMDIDGVFDEEAATDRGFNYRRL
- a CDS encoding nucleotide sugar dehydrogenase, which translates into the protein MSESRTVRSLYDADADATALDAAFRSGEVPVAVYGLGKMGLPLAAVYADVTGNVAGVDIDPEVVSAIQAGDCPVEGEPGLPDLVADLVDDGALRAVESGREAAPSTVHVLIVPTLVDDGEPDLSALLAAVDDVAATLSAGDLVIVESTVPPRTCEDVVLPRLLEGSDLDRGEFGLAFCPERTLSGRALEDIRGGHPKVIGGVDEASAAAAEVVYDAVHGGEILTASDATTAEAVKVFEGVYRDTNIALANELAKHAPELGVDVTEAIDIANSQPFCEIHDPGAGVGGHCIPLYPYFLTEPFDAPSPLMETARAVNDSMPSYTADAVERNLRDEGVDPADARVLVLGATYRPGVDEIRKTPALPLVEELADAGADVDVVDPVCTSPGPFEDRGATVRTLEDVEADAGYDAAVMVTPQPAFDDLEVATLGGEGRLVVVDGRQALTELRGDDRVRYTGVGIDA